A part of Carassius carassius chromosome 32, fCarCar2.1, whole genome shotgun sequence genomic DNA contains:
- the mocs3 gene encoding adenylyltransferase and sulfurtransferase MOCS3, which translates to MDDTVLSLKTQLLEKEREIVALKEKLAQFEKGNSVLTELQEKVINLSPLKSNTALNNEDIMRYSRQLLLPELGVKGQVAISNVSVLVVGCGGLGCPVAQYLAAAGVGRLGLLDYDVVELSNLHRQVLHTELTKGQPKALSAAQAISRLNSRVHCVPYHLQLSRENAIQLIQQYPIVADCSDNVPTRYLVNDACVLTGRPLVSASALRMEGQLTVYNCRGGPCYRCLYPAPPPPETITNCSDGGVLGVVPGIMGCLQALEVLKIASGQGSSFEKQLLMFDGQEGRFRSIRLRPKQAECAVCGETPTVTELQDYEQFCGSAATDKCRRLNLLTKEQRVSVQEYKAILDSSAPHLLLDVRPKVEVDICHLPISINIPLSSLENKKAEHLTLLKDTVSDLKQQMNIKSQVPVFVVCKLGNDSQKALQLLEKMSGEEIDQIAVKDVAGGLMAWANKIDPSFPQY; encoded by the exons ATGGATGATACAGTTTTAAGTTTGAAAACACAGCTgttggaaaaagagagagagattgtagCTTTGAAGGAGAAACTTGCTCAGTTTGAAAAG GGAAACTCAGTATTGACAGAGTTACAGGAGAAAGTTATCAATCTTTCACCACTGAAATCAAACACAGCGCTGAACAATGAAGACATCATGAGATACAGCAGACAGCTTCTCCTGCCAGAACTGGGTGTTAAAG GTCAGGTTGCCATCAGTAATGTGTCGGTTCTGGTTGTGGGATGTGGAGGTTTAGGTTGTCCTGTGGCTCAGTATCTGGCTGCAGCTGGAGTAG GACGTTTGGGTCTGTTGGACTATGATGTGGTGGAGCTGAGTAACCTGCACAGACAGGTGCTTCATACAGAACTGACTAAGGGTCAGCCTAAAGCCCTGTCTGCCGCCCAGGCCATCAGCAG GCTGAACTCCAGGGTTCATTGTGTCCCATATCACCTCCAGCTCTCCAGAGAGAATGCCATACAACTCATTCAACAGTATCCT ATTGTGGCTGACTGTTCAGACAACGTTCCTACACGTTACCTTGTGAATGATGCCTGTGTTCTGACCGGCAGGCCTTTAGTGTCAGCGAGTGCTTTACGAATGGAAGGACAG CTGACAGTGTACAACTGTAGAGGAGGGCCGTGTTACAGGTGTCTGTACCCCGCACCACCTCCTCCTGAGACCATCACCAACTGCTCTGATGGAGGGGTTCTGGGAGTGG TGCCTGGAATAATGGGTTGCCTTCAAGCATTGGAAGTTCTGAAAATTGCGTCCGGTCAAGGAT CCTCATTTGAGAAGCAGCTGTTGATGTTTGATGGTCAGGAGGGGCGTTTCCGCTCCATACGGCTGCGGCCCAAGCAGGCCGAGTGTGCGGTGTGTGGAGAGACGCCCACGGTGACTGAGCTCCAGGACTATGAGCAGTTCTGTGGCTCCGCTGCGACGGATAAG TGTCGAAGACTGAATCTTCTAACCAAAGAACAGAGGGTCTCTGTGCAG GAGTATAAAGCCATTTTAGACAGCTCAGCCCCTCATCTCCTCCTTGATGTTCGACCCAAAGTAGAGGTGGACATTTGCCATCTGCCAATCTCAATCA ATATTCCACTTTCTAGTTTAGAGAATAAGAAGGCTGAGCACCTCACACTTTTGAAAGATACAGTTAGCGACCTGAAACAGCAGATGAACATCAAATCTCAAGTCCCAG TGTTTGTGGTTTGCAAACTTGGCAATGACTCCCAGAAGGCTCTTCAGCTGCTGGAGAAAATGTCTGGAGAAGAAATTGATCAGATCGCTGTGAAGGACGTCGCTGGAGGACTGATGGCCTGGGCTAACAAGATAGACCCCTCTTTTCCTCAATATTGA